The nucleotide window ttcccactctgcccaaacatacaaacattcactgtccaacctgagaaagcgtgttgagctacgtaacatttgtttcattccagatgaacatttcaaactaagttgtctgtgcttggagtaacttagtttctgtttttattacatggtatagtttttagagatttcaagtgatggtttctaaataaacataatgtaaccaaATGTACTTCCATGTATTCTtcactgcatttatgtattgtgaaaatacaatgttttgagattttttaagaagtactttgaatacttcagtatttttaaaaggaagtactccagtactttaactcaagtaataatttaacagagtaacTTTCatttactttgacttaagtaatgaagatgtgtactttgtccaccactgcttatcATCATCAGTTTATGCAGCAACTTGAATTGCCTCTCTGTAATTACACTTTAGTTCAGGGGTGAACtatattttttctattaaagtaactactatttcaaatttgtcctctggtggttgcataaaatcatagtgctgacggagtgCCCTGACCGGTGCCCCAGAACTTTtcttctcaaagtgagaaaatagatgacttgctgtttgcataatccggctgagattcataaagactttttagagcactataagatcaTCTACTAactactagcactagcactacacccctgcataaaACACTGTCcaacaagcaaactgttcatgctggagctgaggggtccaaaaataatcaactttaccttcttcattattataatctatctgttcttttacagtaaacattacacactgtgtgtcaggtgaatgggtaacctgagtgtttggtgtgttcacagcaggtagGTAATAAGTAATAGGTAATAATCCcacctaatttaaataaataataagacccaacactatttactatgtaagttaagttacataagtacacacagatagagagagagtagaccaaacataactggctgcatataaattgtaaatgtttgaagtgttttctgtatgttttttgttgattattactgttctggtttttgtttttaactctgtaaagcactttgaattgctatttgtatgaatggtgctttatagaGTTAAACTTGCCTTGTCTGCCAGGTTCCAGGgcttaaaaagttaaatatttgacccactatgagactcatcatggcagaaaatacaacagctgtttttgtagaaagatagttcattaaatgtgaacatgttcagaatgtacttgtactttttgcactaaaacaaagggagcATTTAGAGttgttattactgttattatgttatgattttactggtctgacccacttcagatcaacttgggccaTGGCCatgggaagtaggggtgctgagggtgctgcagcacccactgttggaaaaggcatcacacatttttttctggatgcataaataagttataacaaatacattaattaacacaataaatcagttttttttcattgtattattttctgaaaatgtaatgccttaGGAAGATTGGAGAAataattttagtaattttaaataattattcattttaaaataaccagatgcatgggccctgtgtgtgcctgcttaaaaacTAAACGTATTTGaataagttctgttcaatgcgcTTTACTGCCCTTTGAgcctgttttaccaggtttggcttgtatgctctttgctgtacaacaGGTATGGAAGTTGTaatttgtgaatttataatgaagttatcttgaaagcttgtattcaaaccagataaataaaaataaaatgtttgtatgATATAGCCTACCAGTTGCAtaagtaacctaaatgcaaaaagaaagaaaaattgcACCTCCtactacagcacccccaacttaaagccacttcccacaGCTCTGACTtgtgctgtatgtggcccctgaactgacatgagtttgacgcccctgttGTAGTTACTCCTCCGCACCGATAGGGGGCGCTGCTGCAGGACTGGCCCTGCTGTGTCTCCGGCATCCTTCGGTGGGGAGCACAGAGGAGGGGAGCCTTTCCTGCTCAAGTGAACACATCGGCCATTGAGGATAAGTTGGAGATATCAAAGCTAAAGGCGGCTAGTACAAAGGAGACACTCCCTTGTAAATAAAACATCGCTGCCTCCTGGATCCGTGTGTCCTTATGCTCCGTGACAGCGACAAGGTTTGACTGTGTCGGCGTGTGTGCTGCGCCAGGTGTCGGGCCACGGAGTGAGGGAAAATGACATCTTTATCATGGAGGTAACGTTTAGGACCAAGAGGAGCTAATTGTAAAATATATCTATGCTTTAATATGAGTTGCTGGCCTGATCAGCCGCAATCTGGCTGTTATCTTACATATACTGATCTACTTTCAAGCTAAGCTGAAATATCTgttatttaaagttacagtaagTGTTTTTCAAAGTCTGCTAACAACCTGCTAATTCAAGTAACAGTTCACTGAAACCGGTGTGACAACACATTCTGTAACACCAATTTCAGCTAGCTTTCTTAATCCAGATGAACTCTTCTTAATATTCCATTACTTTCTTATAaaaggttgtgttttttttatttaccagaGACAGAATCACTGAATGCTGTGAGACACTGtgtttgaaaacacacagagagccacATCATCTGATTTAAGTGTCTGCAGATTTATGGAGCTTTTACATGTGGTAATACTTCCCAAAATATGGAGTGTGTGATACAGATGGAGACATCTGATGTTGTGGCACTATGGCTGTAATTCTCACACTTGTGCAAGACTCTGATGGGTCACAGATTTTTGGTGCAGACTCTCCCCTCTCTGCACTAATGTGTTTACTCGCAGCTTGTAGTCACAGTTGTGAAGACCTATGCTATCTAATTTCCTTTGGAACCAGGGGAGGGTTTTATAATTTGTTCTGTTTTACCTTACACAAGATGCTTAACACTCATTCTCCACTCAGGTAAATGATTGCAGTTATTCCTCTTGTCTGGTGTAGCATAGTGTGGGTTGTCAGTGCAGTGCATTCCTGAATGCAATACAGTGCTTGTTCCAAACCcaggtctctctctgcagtgggCTACTCTGACCAAGCAAAGTCAGAGTCCCACACAAAGAGGCTCTATGTGAGTCAGGCCCCCTGGGAAACTGCCCAACCCCACTTCGAAAGGGATACAAACTATGCCACGACAGCAAGGATCTTACCTATAATAGAAGCTAAGGTTTCACCACTAATTTGTTTAAGTTGTGTGCTTTGTTTGAGGAGCCGGTTTGATGATACTCCTCAAATTTCTTTTTGGCTGATTAAacagggtttgtgtgtgtgtgtgtgtgtgtgtgtcggtgtgatTCTCACCATAGTCTATCCTTCACATCTCCACGCTGTTAGTGCAGCTTGCATATCTAATGCAGAAAGATTAGATAGGGTAGTTTTGTAAACAGAAAACCtagtcaaaaaacaaaacaacaacagatgggCAGTAGAGGAATGTTGGTGTTGTGGCCTCATGAGGTATTGCAACTTTAATGTTCACCAGGTGATAGTCACTTACCCAATGgtgctttttcctttttcctttttcataacaATCATAAGGAAGAGGAGCAAACTTAAGCAGTCTCTGCAATTGTCACAACCTGGTGAAgctaatattttttttagcacGGCTTGATCCTTAAACCTGCACACCTGAGGAAGCCAGAGTGTGTGCCAGGTGTGGACAACGTTCATGGGACTGTTAGGGCACCAATATCACATTCACTAAATGTAGTATCCAGTTATTGTTAGTACATCTTGTGAAAACAGTCATACAGTGCACTGTGGCTGTTAGGGGAGTCCTGATCAAATAACCCTCGTGATCTGTAGTCTTCAGGACTTGGCCTGTGTTACAAACCCAACACTTTTTACCACTGAACGTACGGAATGTATTCCTGCAGAGTATGTACTGTGCTTGAGTATGCAAACTTTTGGCACATAccactagggttgcaaaggggtggaaaatgtctggtaaatttccatgggaagttaagatGGGGAATttacaataaaacagatttattttttaaatagaactttatcaagtgttaaatattttattgagcaatgaattatttaattgaagaacaaaaacaagtcagctgtgcctctaattggaaaactcgtaatctcaatatcttcaaaattgccgctctagaaaaaaattcaccccccgtactgtgtgtgccgatagagaaatgagctatccagacctcactcatcttttgtaccaggctgtaaacatgttatttctgctgtaaagattggtgtgtatgtggtttttggtacttctggagccagcctcaagcggatcccgatgaactgcagtttttagcacttctgcattggactcatatttttaggaccagaggttgcagcttgcttAAGAGATACAAAACACCATCAAGGGAGCTTGTAAATCCTTGTGATGTGGGGATTGTGGGTCAGCAGCTAACATGAATTAGATGTTGTggagcattgtttttttttactgaatttGATATTCTTTTCAGTGGACCTACAAATATTACACATTTGATGTAATATGATAATACGGGTGTTGCAGTGAGAAATCAGtcagttttcaaaataaatagtaTTTGCCATTCAGTTTGACATTGAGCTCAATATAACCATGTTTGTCATAAATATGACTGCAAGATTGAGTGGGATCTTATAAtcatttgtttactttgtatTGTTTGTCATGTAGGGTCTGGCTCGCACTTGTGTTGCTTCTCTTTCCTTCCACTGTTGCTGCCGACGAGTCGTCACTATTCGAAGGCTGGCGCGATGTCTGGCCTCTTCGTTTTCTCGTCAACATGTTGGGATACTCCACCATCATCATCCCTGGCTACCTCCTCATTAGCTACTTCAAACGTACCAATTACCTAGACACAGGTTTGTGCTTGTAAGATACTGACACgtcatttggaaaaaaaatatttgccaGTTAAAGTCTTGACTCCTTCATGAGCAACTTCATATAAATATCGTTCATCTGTGTTtaccctttttcctttcatttcaggTAATGGGATTTGCTTCCCTGTCATAAAGTCCTGTGTGTTTGGCAATGAGGCCAAATCAGGTCTTCTGGATGATGTGTCACTCATACCAAGGAACGAGGGTAACTCAGGCTCATCAGTCAGACAGGTTATCAAATTAATCTTCTGTGCTGCCGGACTTCAGGTGGGGCTCCTCCCAGAGAACACAATCAAATAATACATAAAGCTATGTGCATGTGTTCTAATTCCTATGATAACAGCATATGATATTTGTGtagctttgttgtgtttgtcttgtgtgACTTTGATTGTCGTTAAGGTTCAGTCTGCATTCAGCTCACCTATTCAACAACGTCATTAAGCTATAAGTGTGTATAAAGGGAGGCGCAGGTTTAGAGACACTCGTGCTCACCAGGAATTAAGCGTAATGCAACACTTAGCAGTCACATTAAGGGCCTATGTCCACTaacatcattttcttttttttgcacttgcaGCACGTTTTCCATACAAAACCAATACAGTTCCGCATTTTTAGCACCCTGCACCCTTAGCGCCGTAATGCCCTTTTTTTTGGTTGCTGCACTTACCACACTTTCAGTTGAAATTTGTTCAACTTTTAGAACACCTCCGCGCTCAGGACTGTCACTTCTCCATCACAAACTGATCACAATCAAAAATAGGTGGGACTACTGCTATCAGTTTTGTCAGCAACAATGGGGGAGGACCGAGTCACTTTGCGGTGCAATGTCTAGTTCTAGAGTTGCTGCTAATGCTCTGACTTTAATAATTCCATTGAATAACAGTGTATATGAAACATGCTATTAATCTTTTAGTCACTTTACAGAGACTGCATTCTTTGCAATTTTTTAAAGACGTCCAAATAAATCCACCATTTTCCCCATTTAGAATTATTACTTATTTGACCCCATGTCAATTTCTAGACCCCAATTTCAAAACAACTAAACAGTCACTACTAAAGGAGGTGGAAGTGCAACCGCACAGTTTTCTTAATCAAGCAACAGTGAGCACTGgtgagaagcactctgaaattgaggtagAAGGCACTGGATGCGCAAAGATAAAAGTTAAGagttcaaaacagggcttcacacaggcagaaacacaactctttttaaaaaaaaaaactttttatttagtagttttcacaaaaaaaaccaacaacaacaaggaaacaaaacaagacaaaacaaagacgtgtcAGCATGTCAACATTGGATGAGTTTTCTTATAgtatatatataagactatcttCTGTAAGTAAACAGCTCATTTTTGACTCACCCTTGAGTATAGGATTTGATAcccaatgcagaaacacactttaaagaaaatgtacaaagaaaaagatCTACAACATCActaagaataaacagagagaaaaaaccccccaaaaaaacacaactcttGTAGCCCTTAGATATTTGAGTACTGTGTTAAAGTTCATCAGTAACACACTTGCATGCCATATGTACAAGAAAGCAACTTTCTAATCTGATCATTCAGCTGGTTTCTGTTGGCCATGAAGCGGTCTGTTTCTGATGGGAAGAGTCTTTTAGAATACTCTTCTAAAAAAGTTCAGCCTAAGTCcagtttgctgttttttttttatcacaaaatGATTTCTAATCATTTAACTAGTTTTAATCTAtgaagcacaaaaacacaacaaacttcatTTTAGTCACTTTACAGACACTGCATTCTTTGCAATATCTGAAAGAGGTCCAAATAAATTCCCCATCTAGAATTATTACTTATTTGACCCCATGTCTGTCTCTAGACCCCAAACAAGTAGAATATTACACTATTTTTATAAAGATTTGCCTGATATTTCAAGGCTCTGCCTCCCATATTACTTTTGGAGACCCTAGCAACCAAAAGCAGTCTTGAATCATGCAAGTGCAGTATTCTAGGGAGATGACTGCACAATGGGCTCTTTGTGGCTCTTTACTGACCATTCACTGCtttaaggattttaaattatctTCTAGATTTTACAGAATGAAATTTAATTTATGTTCTGTAtattctgtgtttatgtgttctGCCAGTATAGAGAGTAGAGATCATTACGACATccaataaatctaaatgatgtACCAGGCTGAAACAGAAAACCTTCTATAACCTTCAAGAGTCATCTTCAAGTTTCAAAATATTCCAAGATACTACATCAAAAATCAATTTCAGTGCTCATGCTAAAATGTAATGAAGTCAACCAGCCTGACGCTAAAAAAAGTTTTCTCATTCCCAGGTATCGTACCTGACATGGGGAGTCCTACAGGAGCGGGTAATGACACGCTCATATGGAGCCCAGACTCCCGAGGAGGAGGGTGAGAAATTCAAGGACTCTCAGTTCTTGGTCTTCATGAACCGTATCCTGGCTCTGACCGTGTCGGGCCTGTGGTGCCTCATGTTCAAGCAGCCCAGCCACGGAGCACCCATGTACAAGTACTCTTTTGCCTCACTCTCCAACATCATGAGCAGCTGGTGCCAGTACGAGGCCCTCAAGTACATCAGCTTCCCCACTCAAGTCCTGGCCAAGGCCTCCAAAGTCATCCCTGTCATGCTCATGGGAAAGATCGTTTCCCACAAGAGCTACGAATACTGGGAGTACTTCACTGCCGTGCTGATCTCTGTCGGTGTCAGCATGTTCCTGTTGTCCAGCACGCCCAGCAAGCACCCATCCACGGTCACCACCTTCAGCGGGGTCATCATCCTCGTAGGCTACATTGTCTTCGACAGCTTCACCTCCAACTGGCAGGACAACCTGTTCAAGTACAAGATGTCTTCAGTGCAGATGATGTTCGGGGTCAACCTGTTTTCCTGCCTCTTCACGGTCGGCTCACTGTTGGAGCAGGGTGCCTTCTTTGACTCGCTGTCCTTCATGACGCGCCACTCTGAGTTTGCCTTCCATGCCGTGTTGCTGTCCGTGTGCTCCGCGTGCGGGCAACTCTTTATCTTCTACACCATCAACCAGTTTGGAGCAGCAGTTTTCACCATCATCATGACCCTGCGGCAGGCCATCGCAATCCTCCTCTCGTGTTTTCTCTACGGTCATGCTGTCACTATAGTGGGTGGATTTGGTGTTGCTGTAGTTTTCTTGGCACTTTTTCTGCGGGTATACGCGCGCAGCCGTATGAAGTCAGGCCGGCGGCCTGCACAGTCAGTCGGGCAGAGGGTATAGCACCGCAGGGCTGCACCAAACTGGGAACTGAGGCCACGTTTTCAgtggtgctttttttttgcGTATTTGTGtccatcagtttttttttaatcgttcttttccttttgtttttgttagcaAAGGTACAGAAAGGGAATCTGCAGTTTTGACTCTCACACAAAGACCTACCTCTAGGGGGTCCATGTGATGTGTCAGGTTGGCGGGTCGCGGAAGCTTTGAGTGCCTGTAAGATTGTTCAATACACAAGTCCCATACCATAAAGTTTTCAAACTGCCTCTTCACCTCTTTCATAATTTAACCGTTAAATATATGTTCTTTCCTTAACCACCGTATGTGGCTTGTGCAGCCAGTCAAAGGGTACTGTTACCTTGAAAATGTATGTGAGCTGACTGAAATCaactttcatttaaatgtaatttcccTCACCTAGCATTACCCAGAATACGTGACTGTCACCTTCTGTATAGACAACACTTTTCATCCACGGTGGAACCTGTCAGTCATGATTACCAGATGCGTATCTCACAGTCCTCCATGTTGGAGATCAGGGGCCTTTATGTGTCTTAATGTGGGGTTATATCTTGTGAAGCTGTATAAATAGCCTGAACCACATGGtgcacacatttctttttaatttaagttaTGTTAACATGCTCCTAAGGCCAACATCTAGACATGATAGACGGTATGGATGCTGAGAACAGTTTGTGTGAGAAAGAAAGCACTACTTAGAAATGAAATAACTTTGGCCTGATTTAATTGAAGCAGACGCTGCTTTTGGTTCTTTTTGCACCACATTGTTTGAAGTCAGaacacagattttaaatgttttaaatgggACTGAGAAAGTCGTGTAAATAAATCTCTCAAAGTCATTGTTTATTTTCAACCAATTTGTCTGTTGTGTACTTTTATAAAAGGACTGCTACATGTATTTCACTGTTACATTTGAATGTTTGCTAGAATACTGAATGgattctgatgatgatgatgatgatgatgattattatcgCCGTCACTTGGGTGTGAAGGGGGAGGGGGGTTTGCAGAACAGAATGCAATCAAGGGAAATGCAATGTTACTgatatcttgtttttgttattctAATATTTCCTCTGGTAACtggattaataataaaacatattaaatTAACTGAACACTATGGAGTGAGgaggtttgtttcttttttaacttatttgtCCTGAAGGATTTGCCATGTGGTCTGTTAGGCAAATCCAATAAACAAAATGTTGCTTCACTTTTGTCATGATCAAattggaaaaagtaaaaattctacTTCTGActtgaaaatcatttaaaagtaaGCTACTCAACCTCTTGATCCTTTCTAAACTAGGCCCttagtttgttttcttgttctcTACGCTTTAACATGAACATGTTGGACTTCCATTCTAGgtatgcacgatattggattttttgcagATATCTGATATgctgatattttacaactcatttagccggtTACcgatacaattttttttttccgcacacctagttgcagagatcatcaattctcttctgtatagatagatagatctttatttgtccttaataaggagatttgttgccaccgactgtacaggaatacatgtatgaacacaataaccataaacatccacccagcctcacagcaatggtgcaccacaaccagacacatatgcacacactggacacatataaaacacaccgaacacatatgaacacactggacacatataaacacaccggacacattacagtggcattctgtttagcagtgctatggccgatgggacgaagcttctgccaaaccgggctcgcctacagtaaggggatctgtatctgcgaccggaggggagtcgtgtgaagaccgagtagagggggcgttgggggtccagtgttatagtgcgtgctctgcgtatgatggctctgttgttgaggtcagacaggttgggtgtggggaggcggatgattttggtggcagtgtttgtggtgcgtatgagtttgtttttgttggagacagttagcatgttgtagtagcagggggaacagtagaggagaatgggttggatgatgcttggAATTagtgtacagtattatggtgatatgcttatcacatttgttctgtgcaaaataagaaaaaaaacctaatccttaaaactgcatatttatttacgaCAAttactttcaaacaaaattaataCAAAGAGCTACATCccacttaaaacttggatgatgctctccctgagacaatcataacaataaacaCAACCAGGGCACATTTGGCCAATTTcccatttgacatagtaagtaaacctaacctctgttcacaggaaatatgtgaaaagtgcaactgtacagcaattaaacccaaattaaattaaatggtttactctttgacagtaaatgtgcctaaattagtcagctacatgtaccttacagactgctgctttaatttaaatttaacttaaaacatgagcccaacatgtgtgcagcagcccattattttattggttaatTATATTGACGGATATCAGCGTGTTGGCTGCTATCTGATTTTAAATGAATTCTAAAGCCAATATCGTTTgataccgataatgtgccgataatatcgtgcatctcTATTCCATTCTCCACCTTTAAACCTGAGCACTTAACCCAAGACTGTTCCACTTCATGTAGATGTGCAGTCTGTAGAAGTGTGGGTTGATGTAAGGTAGAATGGATTTCAAATAAAGAAGTAGGACACACTGCAGGAACATTACAGATTGATAAATATGAAAGAGAGCCACACCTTCAGAATGTATTTGTGTTGTGGCACCAGTGTTcataccaagtggcaacctccggtctcaaactatgaagcccatgccgaagtgttataaactgcaatttatcgagaatccgcttgaggctggctgcagaaacaccggaaaccacatagacaccaattcaaaaaagacaatctttgcagcattaataaacatgtttacagcctggtacaaaaaacgtcttggctctacgtagctaatttctctatcggcacacactgtacgggggatgaatttttttctaacgcaacggttcagaatatattaagattacaagcttttgcccaaataaggacatgactgacttgactccctgtcggggaacacatagctgttggctaagaggctcaaactccgcatctttacgtcacactctgcctggttgagttccgcatttccaatatggctgccgccgttgattggcttcaaaacagcgatcaggaacagatgggtgatgtcacggatactgcgtccatattttatacagtctatggttcatatatattttaagaAGCCACCCAAGGTCAGGAAAGCCATCTGCTGTCTAtaagactgaaaataaaaaaataaaaataactggaaaaatgtaataaatagcAACAGCAGTATTCAACCACATTGTTACTcacatttaaacatatttactgATTTGTCTTTCATAGTCCATGCCTACTCTGTTTACACTTAGTGGAGTGACTTCAGTACACTCAGGCTTTCTTTGGATAAGCTGGCTCAACAAAGCCTGAAGTTCCAGTTAAAAATCACAAGTGATTACAAAGCAGGTTCTCAATGTTCTCAAGTAATTCtgactagtgttgtagtcaagaccacattaaccgagaccaacacatgtccgagaccagagtgcaccgagaccaaaacaagaccaagacatttagggatagagactgagtcaagaccaagaccatggcagggcaagaccgagacaagaccaagaccatatatatcaataaaaaatcatcatgagagttaacaaaataaaagacttctgtttgttttattttagtttgctttgaatacaattaacagcaactaacaaggtttggttttgtctttgttgcctttcttttgactccttaagttttgatttttctcttatcacagtaatgacagggacacagagtgcatcaatGGTGGTCTTGACCGGTCTTGATTTAAAATGCGGAGTCTGCCCAGtctgagaccgagacaagaccgagtaaaaatgctttcgattctgAGACAAGACCGAGACCTGAAATAAGCGTCCTCAGGCCAAGACCGGTCtggagtactacaacactaattCTGACATTTGCACTCTTACGTTAAAGGGCACAGAAATTAAAACCAGGAACCCTCAATGTGAGATGAGAGTGTTAACCTCTGCACATCCATATTTCCAGATAACACCCTTATTTATAAGTCTGAATTAATGCGAGATACCTCAAGACTAATAAAGTGTAACCTGTGTTTTTACTGCAAAACCAGTTGTGTTAGTCATACTTGTCACGATCTTAGATTCAATCATAGACCATAATCCAGTTTCTTTGGATGCTATGGTTGTTTATTTCAATATAGATGATCTGATTCTTCACTGACTTGACTGCAACGTGTTTTTTGATGTGATGTACTCACAGTATGTGCTGATGTAACTGCATGGCTTCATTTTGTGGCCTTACGGATCTAATGTTACAGTTCCGATCAtctccaaaactctgcagagtGCGCACTAAGTAAGCATGGTGATCTAGCTAGGTTAAAAGAGACAGCTGGCCTTGGGACACTGAGGACCCTGGCTTTAAGCTCAACAGACCCAGCTTCCCCTCTAATCTTGCTTAAGGTCAACTAGATTAACATTATAGAATTCAtcagtcatctgcataaaggtTTAACACTTGATTGTATCCTCCTATGAAATCAACAAACATGGTTTTGCTAAGACCATTTCTGTAATGTCATGTTTCTTACAGCACCTCAGCTCTATGATGATTgtcttgaaatattttttttcagagaTTGTTGTTGCCGGAGGGAAAATGgtccaaaacatcactgcaggATTTAAACTCCCAATCAAATGAGTTTAACTCCTTTCTCTCTCAACCTCAACACATTTGCATCTCTTGGCATTTCTACACTGAAACATAAACCAGACCATTAATATGATTCATTTAACAACAAATTTGAGACCACATTTGACTGTAGAATGCGGAAAAATATTTCCCCCATGATCGATCAATTTCACAGCTGCTCATTGGGGGAGTTTCCCAGCACCTCTCATCTTATGACATCAACGCCCCATCTGACTTGGAGGAATGTAAATGATAAACCAGCAAGGTGGAAGACCTCTGTTTCAGCCCCCGACAAATAAGTCACTGCGGGCTCTCGCTCTGACTGCAGGAGTGACACAGACCGACAATTTTTGTAA belongs to Notolabrus celidotus isolate fNotCel1 chromosome 13, fNotCel1.pri, whole genome shotgun sequence and includes:
- the slc35b2 gene encoding adenosine 3'-phospho 5'-phosphosulfate transporter 1; its protein translation is MTSLSWRVWLALVLLLFPSTVAADESSLFEGWRDVWPLRFLVNMLGYSTIIIPGYLLISYFKRTNYLDTGNGICFPVIKSCVFGNEAKSGLLDDVSLIPRNEGNSGSSVRQVIKLIFCAAGLQVSYLTWGVLQERVMTRSYGAQTPEEEGEKFKDSQFLVFMNRILALTVSGLWCLMFKQPSHGAPMYKYSFASLSNIMSSWCQYEALKYISFPTQVLAKASKVIPVMLMGKIVSHKSYEYWEYFTAVLISVGVSMFLLSSTPSKHPSTVTTFSGVIILVGYIVFDSFTSNWQDNLFKYKMSSVQMMFGVNLFSCLFTVGSLLEQGAFFDSLSFMTRHSEFAFHAVLLSVCSACGQLFIFYTINQFGAAVFTIIMTLRQAIAILLSCFLYGHAVTIVGGFGVAVVFLALFLRVYARSRMKSGRRPAQSVGQRV